In Mercurialis annua linkage group LG5, ddMerAnnu1.2, whole genome shotgun sequence, a single genomic region encodes these proteins:
- the LOC126680195 gene encoding uncharacterized protein LOC126680195 isoform X1, with protein sequence MSAGMRGQGGSGDPTRGRGRRGNPARGRGRGNPAVRAPGEDIPVQDQQQEVEAAPPVQPRQRGEPPAELDDQGRALCFPDASRERLLNSGPISRSMREIFRKCWFENGRAWRFLTPEQRDFYWEEFKKEYWWDTADYSDDVIKGVFMTHAANRYKDVIHRMRDKDGKHTSISQDIWDSWQAVWASEDEKKKSDVARANRMSEPAGAGSGPVRHTGGSRSAIRHMDVLADELGRKPTATELYTRMHSTKADKGVMVDKRAQDMSDAIAQRLAAASQPPTGEGGSSSTAEVDETQLFLDIEGVNKKRRVYGLGSATSAYVDTTTSSRARTRSTQSQRTEEEIERRVRAGIQDGLRQITTEVEDLRAQQARTNERMAEIIQAEMAKMMQTLPPQYRPPPGPSDDDDTPTL encoded by the exons ATGTCTGCAGGTATGAGAGGGCAGGGTGGTTCAGGTGATCCGACTAGAGGTCGGGGACGTCGGGGTAACCCAGCTAGAGGTCGTGGTCGGGGTAACCCAGCTGTGCGTGCCCCTGGTGAGGATATTCCTGTTCAGGATCAGCAGCAGGAGGTGGAGGCGGCACCCCCCGTTCAGCCCCGACAGCGAGGAGAGCCCCCTGCAGAGCTGGATGATCAGGGGAGGGCACTGTGTTTCCCAGACGCCAGcag GGAGAGGCTGTTGAACTCTGGACCAATCTCCCGATCTATGCGGGAGATCTTTAGAAAGTGCTGGTTCGAGAATGGGCGAGCCTGGCGGTTTCTGACTCCAGAGCAGAGAGATTTCTATTGGGAGGAATTTAAg AAGGAATACTGGTGGGATACGGCGGATTACAGCGACGACGTCATCAAAGGTGTATTCATGACGCATGCTGCCAACCGATACAAGGACGTTATTCACAGGATGAGAGACAAGGACGGCAAACATACCTCGATCAGCCAAGATATCTGGGATTCCTGGCAGGCCGTCTGGGCGTCAGAGGACGAGAAGAAGAAGTCCGATGTAGCTCGCGCtaatcggatgagcgagcctGCTGGAGCCGGTTCCGGACCAGTACGCCACACAGGGGGATCCCGTTCCGCCATCAGACATATGGATGTGTTG GCTGACGAGCTCGGCCGCAAGCCTACCGCAACGGAGCTGTATACTCGGATGCACTCCACGAAAGCTGATAAGGGTGTCATGGTAGACAAGAGGGCCCAAGACATGAGT GATGCAATTGCTCAGAGACTTGCTGCTGCATCGCAGCCGCCGACCGGAGAGGGTGGTTCGTCTAGCACAGCAGAAGTCGACGAGACGCAGCTATTTCTGGAtatcgagggcgtcaacaagaagcgGCGTGTCTACGGGTTGGGTTCAGCGACTAGTGCGTACGTGGATACGACGACGTCTAGTAGGGCGAGGACCAGGTCCACACAGTCACAGCGAACTGAGGAGGAGATCGAGCGGCGTGTGCGGGCGGGGATCCAGGACGGACTGCGCCAGATTACCACTGAGGTGGAGGATCTCCGTGCCCAGCAGGCGAGAACCAATGAGAGGATGGCCGAGATTATTCAGGCCGAGATGGCGAAGATGATGCAGACTCTTCCTCCGCAGTATCGCCCACCCCCAGGTCCTtcagacgatgacgacactccgactttgtag
- the LOC126682078 gene encoding uncharacterized protein LOC126682078 has translation METDRSWMYRSHTNGLLTTGYKEHVKEFVRFALRHPACMSGVQIKCPCPKRGCRNTSYRDVDEVEFHLLKNGFVKGYQVWVFHGEGSVLNPPPLAQLPEQDVEFDYEDEGPGEFSSAQRMILDAAGPEITFPEDELPNAEAQKFYDMMRAAEEDIWPGNSRHSPFSASAKVMEIKCRHKGSVALVDDVCGLIQELLPEDNKMPTNFAKIKKLVKGLGLPVEVIDCCFYNCMIYWGEDADLTRCKVCNYARWKPVTHGKSTKRKANVPYSKMFYFPITPRLQRLYASKATARHMTWHADHEMDGDKMCHPSDSPAWKRFSELHSEFADEGRNIRLGLCSDGFQPFTNFGQQYSSWPVILTPYNLPPGMCMKDEFMFLTVLVPGPRNPKHLMDIFLQPLIAELNQLWECGVQTYDVHKRQNFQLKAALMWTINDFPAYSMLSGWSTAGRKACPYCMENTDAFTLDKSGKQSWFDCHRKFLPPNHQFRRNVTDFRKGKREVGKRFAGVRTGDELLAEIDRLGFKKAFEPGAKVTNALLSKDHGWNKKSIFWDLPYWRTNVIRHNLDVMHIEKNVFDNIFNTVLNVPGKTKDHAKSREELNDICDRPGLAKDPATGRFPKATYALDRDSKRVLLEWIQKIKFPDGYASNLSRCVDLKGLKMHGMKSHDCHVFMQRLLPIALRELLPKNVWEPLTELSIFFRELTSTSLSQEDLNRMETEIPNRMETEI, from the coding sequence ATGGAGACggaccgcagttggatgtacaGGAGCCACACAAACGGGCTGCTAACCACAGGGTATAAGGAGCATGTGAAGGAGTTTGTCCGGTTTGCATTACGGCATCCGGCTTGTATGAGTGGGGTACAGATAAAATGCCCCTGCCCTAAGAGAGGTTGTCGAAATACAAGCTATCGGGATGTCGATGAGGTGGAATTCCATTTATTGAAGAATGGGTTTGTGAAAGGTTACCAAGTATGGGTTTTTCATGGCGAGGGGAGCGTTTTGAACCCCCCTCCCCTTGCACAGTTACCGGAGCAGGATGTTGAGTTCGACTATGAAGATGAGGGGCCAGGTGAGTTCAGTTCCGCTCAAAGAATGATTCTTGATGCGGCCGGTCCAGAAATAACGTTTCCTGAAGATGAGCTCCCGAATGCTGAAGCTCaaaaattttatgatatgatgcgtgcggctgAAGAAGACATATGGCCTGGGAATAGCAGACACTCTCCATTTTCTGCATCTGCTAAAGTGATGGAGATCAAGTGTCGACATAAGGGTTCAGTAGCTTTAGTTGACGACGTATGCGGATTGATACAGGAGCTGCTCCCGgaggacaacaagatgccaacgaattttgctaaaattaagaAGCTGGTCAAAGGTTTGGGGTTGCCGGTTGAGGTTATTGACTGTTGTTTTTATAACTGTATGATTTATTGGGGGGAGGACGCGGATCTAACGCGCTGCAAAGTTTGCAATTATGCGCGGTGGAAACCTGTGACCCACGGAAAATCCACAAAAAGAAAGGCTAACGTGCCATATAGTAAAATGTTCTATTTTCCAATAACTCCGAGGCtacagaggttgtacgcttcgaAAGCCACTGCTCggcatatgacgtggcacgcagaCCACGAGATGGATGGTGATAAGATGTGCCACCCGTCCGACTCTCCGGCTTGGAAACGTTTTAGTGAACTGCATTCTGAGTTTGCCGATGAAGGGAGAAATATCAGATTAGGCTTATGCTCCGATGGGTTTCAGCCATTTACCAATTTTGGGCAGCAGTATTCCTCGTGGCCGGTCATTTTGACGCCGTACAATCTCCCCccaggcatgtgcatgaaggatgagtttatgtttttaacggTTTTGGTACCGGGGCCTAGAAACCCAAAACACCTAATGGATATCTTCCTACAGCCGCTGATTGCAGAGTTGAACCAACTGTGGGAATGTGGAGTCCAGACATATGACGTTCATAAGCGTCAGAATTTTCAACTAAAAGCGGCTCTTATgtggacaataaatgactttcccgcttattctATGTTGTCTGGTTGGAGCACTGCTGGTAGAAAAGCATGCCCGTACTGCATGGAAAACACCGATGCATTTACACTGGATAAAAGCGGtaaacaatcgtggtttgattgccatcGCAAGTTTTTGCCTCCGAATCACCAATTCCGTCGAAATGTTACTGATTTCCGTAAGGGGAAACGAGAGGTCGGGAAAAGGTTTGCAGGGGTGAGAACTGGAGATGAACTGTTAGCAGAGATTGATCGACTGGGGTTTAAGAAGGCATTTGAGCCTGGTGCGAAAGTTACTAATGCATTACTGTCAAAAGATCATGggtggaataaaaaaagtatcttTTGGGATTTGCCTTATTGGAGAACGAATGTAATacgtcacaatctcgatgtcatgcacattgagaaaaatgtCTTCGATAACATTTTTAATACCGTTCTCAATGTCcccgggaaaacaaaagaccatgcaaaatctcGTGAAGAGTTGAACGACATCTGTGATCGGCCAGGGTTAGCTAAAGATCCGGCAACTGGGAGATTTCCAAAGGCAACGTATGCTTTGGATAGGGATTCAAAACGAGTTTTGCTTGAGTGGATTCAGAAAATAAAGTTTCCAGACGGGTACGCGTCAAACTTGTCTAGATGTGTTGATCTAAAGGGgctgaaaatgcatggaatgaaaagtcatgactgcCATGTTTTTATGCAACGACTTCTGCCAATCGCTCTTCGGGAGCTACTTCCGAAAAATGTGTGGGAGCCTCTAACAGAGTTAAGTATCTTCTTCAGGGAGTTAACTTCCACGTCACTGTCACAGGAAGATCTAAACCGTATGGAAACTGAGATCCCAAACCGTATGGAAACTGAGATCTAA
- the LOC126680195 gene encoding uncharacterized protein LOC126680195 isoform X2 — MRGQGGSGDPTRGRGRRGNPARGRGRGNPAVRAPGEDIPVQDQQQEVEAAPPVQPRQRGEPPAELDDQGRALCFPDASRERLLNSGPISRSMREIFRKCWFENGRAWRFLTPEQRDFYWEEFKKEYWWDTADYSDDVIKGVFMTHAANRYKDVIHRMRDKDGKHTSISQDIWDSWQAVWASEDEKKKSDVARANRMSEPAGAGSGPVRHTGGSRSAIRHMDVLADELGRKPTATELYTRMHSTKADKGVMVDKRAQDMSDAIAQRLAAASQPPTGEGGSSSTAEVDETQLFLDIEGVNKKRRVYGLGSATSAYVDTTTSSRARTRSTQSQRTEEEIERRVRAGIQDGLRQITTEVEDLRAQQARTNERMAEIIQAEMAKMMQTLPPQYRPPPGPSDDDDTPTL, encoded by the exons ATGAGAGGGCAGGGTGGTTCAGGTGATCCGACTAGAGGTCGGGGACGTCGGGGTAACCCAGCTAGAGGTCGTGGTCGGGGTAACCCAGCTGTGCGTGCCCCTGGTGAGGATATTCCTGTTCAGGATCAGCAGCAGGAGGTGGAGGCGGCACCCCCCGTTCAGCCCCGACAGCGAGGAGAGCCCCCTGCAGAGCTGGATGATCAGGGGAGGGCACTGTGTTTCCCAGACGCCAGcag GGAGAGGCTGTTGAACTCTGGACCAATCTCCCGATCTATGCGGGAGATCTTTAGAAAGTGCTGGTTCGAGAATGGGCGAGCCTGGCGGTTTCTGACTCCAGAGCAGAGAGATTTCTATTGGGAGGAATTTAAg AAGGAATACTGGTGGGATACGGCGGATTACAGCGACGACGTCATCAAAGGTGTATTCATGACGCATGCTGCCAACCGATACAAGGACGTTATTCACAGGATGAGAGACAAGGACGGCAAACATACCTCGATCAGCCAAGATATCTGGGATTCCTGGCAGGCCGTCTGGGCGTCAGAGGACGAGAAGAAGAAGTCCGATGTAGCTCGCGCtaatcggatgagcgagcctGCTGGAGCCGGTTCCGGACCAGTACGCCACACAGGGGGATCCCGTTCCGCCATCAGACATATGGATGTGTTG GCTGACGAGCTCGGCCGCAAGCCTACCGCAACGGAGCTGTATACTCGGATGCACTCCACGAAAGCTGATAAGGGTGTCATGGTAGACAAGAGGGCCCAAGACATGAGT GATGCAATTGCTCAGAGACTTGCTGCTGCATCGCAGCCGCCGACCGGAGAGGGTGGTTCGTCTAGCACAGCAGAAGTCGACGAGACGCAGCTATTTCTGGAtatcgagggcgtcaacaagaagcgGCGTGTCTACGGGTTGGGTTCAGCGACTAGTGCGTACGTGGATACGACGACGTCTAGTAGGGCGAGGACCAGGTCCACACAGTCACAGCGAACTGAGGAGGAGATCGAGCGGCGTGTGCGGGCGGGGATCCAGGACGGACTGCGCCAGATTACCACTGAGGTGGAGGATCTCCGTGCCCAGCAGGCGAGAACCAATGAGAGGATGGCCGAGATTATTCAGGCCGAGATGGCGAAGATGATGCAGACTCTTCCTCCGCAGTATCGCCCACCCCCAGGTCCTtcagacgatgacgacactccgactttgtag
- the LOC126682080 gene encoding putative invertase inhibitor, with amino-acid sequence MRYISNIISVKIKCLNFLTPLFFLYSIFLFFFFISNPTEKTSAQLDDNAAIDIVNKTCKKCAEKSKSINYGFCQTSLQVIPASHATNLQGMAVIAMELALENATTMFTRVKSLLVTEGFDPFSIGCLEKCLVLYGDALVVLVDGVVDFLTGHYGNANLRMRTVMEEAIECENCFKEKKGVVSPLSIENFNFLHLSDIAICIINSLSLVSPQR; translated from the exons ATGAGATATATCTCAAATATTATAAGCGTTAA AATAAAATGCCTCAATTTTCTAACTccacttttttttctttactccatcttccttttcttcttcttcatatcGAATCCCACCGAAAAAACCTCGGCCCAGCTCGACGACAATGCAGCAATAGACATAGTCAACAAAACCTGCAAAAAATGCGCAGAGAAATCGAAATCAATCAACTATGGTTTCTGTCAGACCTCTCTCCAAGTAATCCCAGCAAGCCATGCAACTAACCTACAAGGAATGGCCGTAATCGCGATGGAACTAGCGCTCGAAAACGCCACGACCATGTTTACGAGAGTGAAAAGCTTGTTGGTTACGGAAGGTTTCGACCCGTTTAGCATAGGTTGCTTGGAGAAATGCTTGGTGCTATATGGTGATGCTTTAGTGGTATTGGTGGACGGTGTTGTTGATTTCCTGACGGGGCATTATGGGAATGCTAATCTGAGGATGAGGACAGTAATGGAAGAAGCAATAGAGTGTGAAAATTGTTTTAAGGAAAAAAAAGGAGTGGTTTCGCCTTTGAGTATTGAGAATTTTAATTTCTTGCATTTGAGTGATATTGcaatttgtattattaattcGCTTTCTTTAGTTTCTCCTCAACGTTGA
- the LOC126683045 gene encoding putative invertase inhibitor, whose protein sequence is MKNYFMYILLFNLAIIFLCFNYTMSINSINDICKKASNIDPNFTYQFCVSFLASNPKSKSANLEGLVLISIKLTISNSTNIISHISQLLKHKKMDPYINGALKDCLEHYSNANSELHEAISDLTKSKKDYSKANIDVSAAMDLSTTCEDGFKEKKGVVSPLKKENKMFFQMTAIILSFMKLMHI, encoded by the coding sequence atgaaaaattatttcatgTACATCCTTCTCTTCAATCTTGCCATCATTTTTCTTTGCTTCAACTATACAATGAGCATAAATTCCATCAATGATATTTGCAAGAAAGCATCAAATATTGATCCAAATTTTACCTATcaattttgtgtttcatttctTGCATCCAATCCCAAGTCCAAATCTGCAAATCTTGAAGGATTAGTGCTCATTTCAATCAAACTAACCATATCAAATTCAACAAACATAATCTCTCACATTTCTCAACTTCTCAAGCATAAAAAAATGGATCCATACATCAATGGTGCCCTAAAAGATTGTTTGGAGCATTATTCTAATGCAAATTCTGAATTACATGAAGCAATTTCTGATTTAACAAAGTCTAAAAAAGATTATTCTAAAGCTAATATTGATGTTAGTGCTGCCATGGATTTATCAACTACTTGTGAAGATGGTTTCAAGGAGAAGAAAGGTGTGGTTTCTCCTTTGAAAAAGGAGAATAAAATGTTTTTCCAAATGACTGCAATTATTCTTTCTTTTATGAAGTTGAtgcatatttaa